A region of Elusimicrobiota bacterium DNA encodes the following proteins:
- a CDS encoding Lrp/AsnC ligand binding domain-containing protein produces the protein MVTGLVLVRLNAGREKTTLKQIKETKGVAHVSAVYGRWDLVVDIEAEDLPSMTHIVVEMIRAVPGVSSTETLVTTAI, from the coding sequence ATGGTGACGGGCTTGGTTTTGGTGCGGTTGAACGCGGGGCGGGAAAAAACGACTTTGAAACAAATCAAAGAGACCAAGGGCGTTGCCCATGTGTCGGCTGTTTACGGCCGCTGGGACCTGGTGGTGGACATCGAGGCGGAAGACCTTCCCTCCATGACCCACATCGTGGTCGAAATGATCCGCGCGGTCCCGGGCGTGAGCTCGACGGAAACCCTCGTCACCACGGCGATCTGA
- a CDS encoding NAD(P)H-hydrate epimerase — protein MSSARMRALDRRASSEFGISPQALMENAGRAVAQETWRLGPGPVTVFCGPGNNGGDGLVASRWLAKAGRRVRVVLALPTNRFKPEAAALWPGIPRMGLDWAVYSGSEKLLRFTRGSRCFVDALLGTGLRPPLEEPYRAMIAWLNASGRRILSVDVPSGLDADRGRPVGEAVRAAVTVTLARPKRGLILPGARAFVGRVVVGDIGFPPSF, from the coding sequence GTGTCTTCGGCCCGAATGCGGGCGTTGGATCGGCGGGCGTCATCGGAATTTGGAATTTCTCCCCAGGCGTTGATGGAAAATGCCGGTCGGGCCGTGGCCCAAGAAACCTGGCGGCTTGGGCCCGGGCCCGTGACCGTTTTTTGCGGGCCGGGCAACAACGGAGGGGATGGTTTGGTGGCGTCGCGTTGGCTGGCCAAGGCCGGCCGCCGGGTGCGGGTGGTTTTGGCTCTCCCGACGAACCGTTTCAAACCTGAAGCCGCGGCGCTCTGGCCGGGGATTCCTCGCATGGGGCTCGACTGGGCAGTTTATTCCGGGTCTGAAAAGTTGCTAAGATTCACCCGCGGGTCGCGATGTTTTGTCGATGCTCTCCTGGGAACGGGCCTTCGCCCGCCGTTGGAGGAACCCTACCGGGCGATGATCGCTTGGCTGAACGCTTCCGGTCGACGGATTTTGTCGGTGGATGTTCCCTCGGGTTTGGACGCCGACCGGGGACGCCCTGTGGGCGAGGCCGTACGGGCGGCGGTCACGGTCACCCTCGCGCGGCCCAAGCGGGGCTTGATTCTCCCCGGGGCCCGGGCGTTCGTGGGCCGGGTGGTGGTGGGCGATATTGGTTTTCCGCCGTCTTTTTGA
- a CDS encoding endonuclease V, with amino-acid sequence MKPSVDHSWNLSLDQAEGLQSDLAARLDRRPAFKDWREIRTVAAVVVEPGRLRAAAVVFRVSTLDVLKRARGKVETSVLMPFVPGLESFRLVPVIEAALGRLTVRPDALMVEGDGVAHRRGFGLACHLGLRWDLPSFGVSSVCDFGEWEDPPPGLEGGHVFIKEGGSPVGLVVRTRPYEAPLFLSVGHRMDLMSGLEILLASLRGGREPQPFLAARKFLSGAARKAVRRPTKSYNKRRG; translated from the coding sequence GTGAAACCCTCCGTGGACCATTCTTGGAATTTGTCCCTCGATCAGGCGGAAGGACTTCAATCCGACCTGGCGGCCCGGTTGGATCGGCGGCCCGCTTTTAAGGACTGGCGGGAGATCCGCACTGTCGCGGCCGTGGTGGTGGAGCCCGGGCGCCTTCGGGCCGCGGCGGTGGTATTCCGGGTTTCAACTCTGGACGTGCTGAAACGGGCCCGGGGGAAAGTGGAGACCTCGGTTCTGATGCCGTTTGTTCCGGGGCTGGAAAGTTTTCGCTTGGTTCCCGTGATCGAGGCGGCGCTGGGGCGTTTGACGGTCCGGCCGGACGCGTTGATGGTGGAGGGCGACGGGGTCGCCCATCGTCGGGGGTTCGGGCTCGCCTGTCATCTCGGACTTCGCTGGGACCTGCCGTCTTTCGGGGTTTCTTCGGTCTGCGATTTCGGCGAATGGGAGGATCCGCCGCCCGGGCTGGAGGGCGGGCACGTTTTTATCAAGGAAGGCGGATCGCCGGTGGGGCTGGTGGTTCGCACCCGGCCTTACGAGGCGCCCCTCTTCCTTTCCGTTGGGCACCGCATGGACCTGATGTCGGGGCTGGAAATTTTGCTGGCGTCCCTGCGGGGCGGGCGGGAGCCGCAACCGTTTCTGGCCGCCCGAAAGTTCCTAAGCGGGGCGGCCCGGAAAGCGGTCCGGCGGCCCACAAAATCCTATAATAAGCGGCGAGGTTAA